A portion of the Nitrospira sp. genome contains these proteins:
- a CDS encoding XRE family transcriptional regulator, with protein sequence MPARSSLIRQITEVIEANGWPQMEAGTQCGITQPRINVSMISSVDGSHAFHWMR encoded by the coding sequence TTGCCTGCACGATCCAGTCTTATTCGGCAAATCACGGAGGTCATTGAGGCAAACGGGTGGCCCCAGATGGAAGCGGGCACCCAATGTGGGATAACGCAGCCACGTATCAATGTATCCATGATCTCCTCCGTGGACGGATCTCACGCTTTTCATTGGATGCGCTGA
- a CDS encoding Hsp20/alpha crystallin family protein — protein MRADGQTDLFIPAGELKRSPRAKCGKKYHRIERSYGSFVRSFLLSDATDKEKVKAEFKDGVLSLHLAKSEKAKPKAIEVEVA, from the coding sequence TTGAGAGCAGATGGTCAAACAGATCTGTTCATTCCAGCGGGTGAACTGAAACGCAGCCCCAGGGCGAAATGCGGGAAGAAGTACCATCGGATCGAGCGATCCTATGGAAGTTTCGTCCGGTCTTTCTTGTTGTCTGATGCGACCGATAAGGAGAAGGTAAAGGCCGAGTTCAAGGATGGGGTGCTGAGCCTCCATCTGGCGAAGTCGGAGAAGGCCAAACCGAAAGCCATTGAGGTGGAAGTGGCATAA
- a CDS encoding putative toxin-antitoxin system toxin component, PIN family — protein MDTNVQVAGLLSPFGPPGEIVRMIASGALCVCLDARILTEYSDVLSRAKFHFEPEQIQTLLEQIRLDGLSVAGTPLASRLPDPTDEPFLETALAGDAVCLITGNSKHFPAPKRQGMAVLSPAEFLDLYRKQPRRRKRP, from the coding sequence GTGGATACCAATGTCCAAGTGGCTGGGCTCCTCTCTCCATTCGGCCCTCCAGGTGAGATCGTTCGGATGATCGCGTCGGGCGCCTTGTGCGTCTGCCTCGATGCCAGAATCCTGACGGAATATTCCGACGTCCTGAGTAGAGCCAAGTTTCACTTTGAGCCCGAACAGATTCAGACGCTGCTTGAACAGATCAGACTGGATGGACTCAGCGTGGCAGGCACTCCTCTCGCGAGCCGGCTGCCGGATCCCACGGATGAGCCTTTCTTGGAAACAGCGCTCGCCGGTGACGCCGTCTGTCTGATCACGGGAAACTCAAAACACTTCCCTGCACCAAAGCGCCAGGGGATGGCCGTGCTCTCGCCGGCGGAATTCCTCGACCTGTACCGGAAACAACCACGACGACGGAAGCGCCCGTAA
- a CDS encoding Hsp20/alpha crystallin family protein — protein sequence MTLVRWDPFRELEEVSDRLNRMFARPAAPRANGKETMIVADWTPSVDISETEGEYQIKAEIPDVKKEDVKVTLEDGVLTIQGERKHEKEEKGKKYHRIERSYGSFVRTFSLPDVIDEEQVKAEFKDGVLNLHLPKSEKAKPKAIEVKVA from the coding sequence ATGACGCTCGTACGATGGGATCCATTTCGGGAATTGGAAGAAGTATCAGATCGGTTGAATCGCATGTTTGCTCGTCCGGCTGCGCCGCGTGCCAACGGCAAGGAAACAATGATCGTGGCCGATTGGACGCCGTCGGTCGATATCAGTGAGACAGAAGGGGAGTATCAGATCAAGGCCGAGATTCCGGATGTGAAGAAAGAAGACGTGAAGGTCACGCTGGAAGACGGCGTGCTCACGATTCAGGGTGAACGGAAACACGAGAAGGAGGAGAAGGGGAAGAAATATCATCGGATCGAGCGCTCCTATGGGAGCTTTGTCCGGACCTTCTCGCTGCCTGATGTGATCGACGAGGAGCAGGTGAAGGCCGAGTTCAAGGATGGAGTCTTGAACCTCCATCTGCCGAAGTCGGAGAAGGCCAAACCGAAAGCCATCGAGGTGAAGGTGGCATAA
- a CDS encoding citrate synthase → MPHDFMPGLAGVPAATSSISDVDGQRGILEYRGIRVETLCTDSSYLETAYLLLFGRLPSKSEFQQWTTDVTHHRRIKFRIIDLLKCLPESGHPMDALQAAVAALGMFYPGRNVKDVGNNYWSVVRLVAKVPTIVAAWARLRHGDDPIPPRDDLGFSENFLYMLTESVTPSVWAEVFDDCLILHAEHTMNASTFTGLVTASTLADPYTVVASSIGALKGPLHGGANEEVVMMLKEIGTVQNAGAYVERALQSKKKLMGFGHRVYKVKDPRATVLQELCRRLFQECGSSPLYEVALEVERTAGESLNSKGIYPNVDFYSGIIYDKMGIDVDLFTPLFAMARVSGWLAHWLEQLRENKLFRPDQIYAGEHNRPYIPLSQR, encoded by the coding sequence ATGCCACATGATTTCATGCCGGGCCTTGCCGGAGTACCGGCTGCGACCTCATCGATCAGCGATGTGGACGGGCAGCGTGGGATTCTGGAATATCGCGGGATTCGAGTGGAGACGCTCTGCACGGATTCATCGTACCTGGAAACGGCCTACCTCCTTCTCTTCGGCCGTCTGCCCTCGAAGAGCGAATTTCAACAATGGACGACAGACGTGACCCATCATCGGCGCATCAAGTTCCGCATCATCGATCTACTGAAGTGCCTTCCTGAGTCAGGACATCCCATGGATGCGCTGCAGGCAGCCGTGGCGGCACTCGGGATGTTTTATCCGGGCCGCAACGTCAAGGACGTCGGGAATAACTATTGGAGCGTCGTCCGGCTGGTCGCGAAGGTGCCGACGATCGTGGCGGCTTGGGCGCGACTGCGTCATGGTGACGATCCGATTCCTCCTCGGGATGATCTCGGGTTCAGCGAAAACTTTTTGTACATGCTGACGGAGTCGGTCACGCCGTCAGTGTGGGCGGAGGTTTTTGATGATTGTCTGATTCTCCATGCTGAACACACCATGAATGCCTCCACGTTTACGGGCCTTGTCACGGCCTCCACACTTGCCGATCCTTATACCGTGGTGGCCTCGTCGATCGGTGCGCTGAAGGGGCCTCTGCACGGAGGAGCGAATGAAGAAGTGGTGATGATGTTGAAGGAGATCGGCACGGTTCAGAACGCAGGGGCCTATGTTGAACGAGCGCTGCAGAGCAAGAAAAAGCTGATGGGATTCGGTCACCGTGTCTACAAGGTGAAAGATCCTCGAGCGACGGTGCTACAGGAACTCTGTCGGCGGCTGTTTCAAGAATGCGGCAGTTCCCCGCTGTACGAAGTGGCCTTGGAGGTCGAACGGACGGCAGGGGAATCACTGAACTCGAAGGGCATCTATCCGAACGTCGACTTCTACTCCGGCATCATCTACGACAAGATGGGTATCGACGTCGATCTCTTTACGCCGCTCTTTGCCATGGCGCGGGTGTCCGGCTGGCTGGCCCATTGGTTGGAGCAGTTGCGCGAAAATAAGCTGTTCAGGCCGGACCAAATCTATGCCGGCGAGCATAACCGCCCCTATATCCCGTTGAGTCAGCGGTAA
- the arsC gene encoding arsenate reductase (glutaredoxin) (This arsenate reductase requires both glutathione and glutaredoxin to convert arsenate to arsenite, after which the efflux transporter formed by ArsA and ArsB can extrude the arsenite from the cell, providing resistance.), whose amino-acid sequence MSDITIYQKPTCSTCRQAVQLLKESGKPYTAINYYERPFTKAQLKSLLKKSGLAPKDVLRTKEEIYQELGLAKKQLSDDELLDAMVQHPDLIQRPIVEKGDRAILARPADSIKELL is encoded by the coding sequence ATGTCAGACATCACAATCTATCAGAAACCCACTTGCTCCACCTGCCGACAGGCAGTTCAGTTACTCAAGGAGAGCGGCAAACCGTACACCGCAATCAACTACTACGAACGTCCTTTTACGAAAGCCCAGCTCAAAAGTCTGTTGAAGAAGTCAGGACTTGCCCCCAAAGACGTCTTGCGAACAAAAGAAGAGATCTACCAGGAGCTTGGTTTAGCGAAAAAACAACTGTCCGACGATGAGTTACTCGATGCGATGGTTCAACACCCGGACTTGATTCAGCGACCAATCGTCGAAAAGGGTGACCGGGCTATCCTGGCCAGGCCAGCCGACTCGATTAAGGAGCTCCTCTAG
- a CDS encoding outer membrane beta-barrel protein: protein MNLFLRWTSVLVVVLLWTVGNGDPSFGEEPSAAQSDWHYGGAIDVGYAVDFNFPENRLWRSKFTTYSVNEPALNMAVGYIRKDVSAQSRWGIEFGLQEGNDIEGLVPSIVPERDRPIGYAEQLKHFSRANISFLAPIGNGVKVTAGLFNSYIGYQSIYSRYNLNYTRSYMADNAPYFMFGLGAYYPVNPNVQIGLYVINGYNYLSHINNQPSYGTQMVWKPFSRLTLIENLYYGPDQANTAMEFWRVFSDSILEWKDGPVTLAVAYDIGTENAAEHPGHPRTVWMAGVFGASWNISGPWRVALRPEVYWDRNGRITGSEQLIAAVTSTVEYRVPAALGTVLVRLEHRYDESRGSGGGFYRGDFNSAGTIGLTPRQHLVLFSLIWYLEQ from the coding sequence ATGAATCTGTTTCTGAGATGGACGTCTGTTCTCGTGGTTGTTCTGCTATGGACGGTCGGCAATGGTGATCCGTCGTTCGGTGAAGAACCGTCCGCCGCTCAGTCCGACTGGCACTATGGAGGGGCAATCGATGTGGGATACGCAGTCGATTTCAACTTTCCCGAAAATCGGTTGTGGCGGTCAAAATTCACCACGTACAGCGTCAACGAACCAGCGTTGAACATGGCGGTCGGATACATCCGAAAGGATGTGTCTGCCCAGTCGCGCTGGGGGATCGAGTTTGGATTGCAGGAGGGAAACGATATCGAAGGGCTCGTGCCTAGTATCGTTCCGGAACGCGACCGGCCGATAGGCTATGCCGAGCAGCTCAAACATTTCTCCAGAGCCAATATCTCCTTTCTGGCTCCGATTGGAAATGGAGTGAAGGTAACGGCTGGTCTCTTCAACAGCTATATCGGGTATCAATCGATCTATTCACGCTACAATCTGAACTACACGCGCAGCTATATGGCCGATAATGCACCCTATTTTATGTTTGGCCTTGGGGCGTACTATCCTGTCAATCCGAACGTGCAGATTGGCCTCTACGTCATCAATGGGTACAATTATCTCTCTCACATCAATAACCAACCGAGCTACGGCACGCAGATGGTTTGGAAACCATTCTCTCGTCTGACCCTGATCGAGAACTTGTACTATGGCCCGGATCAGGCCAATACCGCGATGGAATTCTGGCGTGTATTTTCCGACAGCATCCTTGAATGGAAGGACGGTCCGGTGACGTTGGCTGTGGCCTATGATATTGGGACTGAAAACGCAGCAGAACATCCTGGTCATCCACGAACCGTTTGGATGGCAGGTGTCTTTGGCGCCAGTTGGAACATCAGCGGCCCATGGCGGGTTGCTTTGCGTCCGGAGGTGTATTGGGATCGGAACGGCCGCATCACCGGTTCGGAACAATTGATCGCAGCCGTCACCTCGACCGTGGAGTACCGCGTGCCTGCCGCACTTGGTACGGTCCTCGTGAGGCTTGAGCACCGGTACGACGAGTCACGAGGATCGGGCGGTGGGTTTTATCGGGGTGACTTCAACAGCGCCGGTACGATCGGACTGACGCCCAGGCAGCATCTCGTTCTCTTTTCGTTGATCTGGTACCTCGAGCAATGA
- a CDS encoding cation:proton antiporter: protein MESLSVELVLGLSGLTILVGLGGELIFKRTGIPSVLLLMGFGVLLGPVFHLAEPTQVMKLAPYCGTLALLIILFDGGINLHIMKVIKETPMALMYSVMVFGLTILSVMGFYIWVTQESWLHGLLLGTILGGTAAAIIIPVTSHMPSLRDATKVLLSLDSAISEVFVVVLALALMGTMRDSQGNGHFIREIFHAFWDAIMLALLAGALWARLLAWLDGQALSYMLTMAAILVLYYVAEVIGANGAITILLFGLVLSNMEFLVGHLVKPIRVLIGYELDQAQFALGEFMKRMNEELSFLVRTFFYVLLGLILDFSALTVEISLMSLGLFSIVVFVRAAVTEGLARSTCGWSVNERVVIAAMFPRGVATAVMAFLPTSTGIPGTELFPIYALTVIVLCVLGMTLILTLYQRRHPSPPAESVPAASMS, encoded by the coding sequence ATGGAGTCGTTAAGCGTCGAGCTCGTCTTAGGGCTATCGGGATTGACGATCCTGGTCGGCTTAGGCGGCGAGTTGATCTTTAAACGAACGGGAATCCCGAGCGTCCTATTATTAATGGGATTTGGCGTATTGCTCGGACCGGTCTTCCACTTAGCCGAGCCGACCCAAGTCATGAAATTGGCTCCCTACTGTGGAACGCTCGCGCTGCTGATCATCCTCTTCGATGGAGGAATCAACCTCCATATCATGAAAGTCATCAAGGAAACACCGATGGCTTTGATGTATTCGGTGATGGTCTTCGGCTTGACGATCCTCTCGGTGATGGGCTTCTACATCTGGGTGACCCAGGAATCCTGGTTGCATGGTCTACTTCTCGGCACCATTTTGGGAGGGACCGCTGCGGCCATCATCATCCCGGTGACATCTCACATGCCGTCCCTCCGTGATGCCACCAAGGTGTTGTTGAGTCTGGACTCAGCCATCTCCGAGGTCTTTGTGGTGGTCCTCGCATTGGCCTTGATGGGGACCATGAGAGACTCCCAAGGCAACGGGCATTTCATCCGCGAGATCTTTCATGCCTTCTGGGATGCCATCATGCTGGCACTTCTGGCAGGCGCGCTGTGGGCAAGGCTCCTGGCATGGCTTGATGGACAAGCGTTGTCCTACATGCTCACAATGGCTGCAATTTTGGTGCTGTATTATGTGGCGGAAGTGATCGGTGCCAACGGAGCCATCACGATTCTGTTGTTCGGCCTCGTCCTGAGCAACATGGAATTTCTCGTCGGTCACCTGGTCAAGCCGATTCGTGTATTGATCGGATACGAGCTGGACCAGGCCCAATTTGCGTTGGGCGAGTTCATGAAACGGATGAATGAAGAATTGTCGTTTCTGGTGCGAACCTTTTTCTATGTGCTGTTGGGGCTCATTTTGGACTTCTCGGCGTTGACTGTTGAAATTTCGTTGATGAGCTTGGGGTTGTTCTCGATCGTCGTATTTGTTCGCGCGGCCGTGACAGAAGGCCTGGCTCGTTCAACCTGTGGATGGTCTGTAAATGAGCGTGTAGTAATCGCCGCAATGTTTCCCCGTGGCGTGGCAACGGCGGTCATGGCTTTTCTTCCGACTTCCACGGGAATCCCGGGCACCGAATTATTCCCAATCTACGCGCTGACCGTCATTGTCTTGTGTGTACTCGGTATGACGCTCATCTTAACCCTGTATCAGCGTCGACATCCCTCACCTCCTGCTGAATCGGTCCCTGCGGCTTCGATGTCCTGA
- a CDS encoding mechanosensitive ion channel family protein, translating into MTASYFTMLGDRLFAWASISGLRIVMILTGMLILLTLSRHAIERFRRMYEGTLPAPAQVKRAETLFYVLRDIARVVILALGGMMILSEVGVDLKPLLAAAGLGGLAIGFGAQSLVKDVISGFFILLENSIRVGDVVEVAGVSGLVEEVTLRTIRLRDLSGSVHVIPNGVIDKVKNMTKDYSFCVLNVGVAYRENVDEVMQVLQEIAEEVHQDPQFSDDILAPLEMLGVDELADSAVIIKCRIKTKPIQQWRIGREMNRRIKRTFDAKGIEIPFPQRTMHWSEPLQRKLAPQHMSQVSEEQPEAT; encoded by the coding sequence ATGACGGCATCCTATTTCACCATGCTGGGTGATCGACTATTCGCATGGGCATCGATTTCCGGCCTTCGTATCGTGATGATCCTCACCGGCATGCTTATACTTTTAACCCTCAGCAGGCATGCGATTGAACGCTTTCGACGAATGTATGAGGGCACTCTCCCTGCCCCGGCGCAGGTCAAACGAGCCGAGACATTGTTTTATGTTCTCAGGGACATCGCACGTGTCGTAATTCTCGCACTTGGTGGGATGATGATCCTATCGGAAGTGGGCGTCGACCTGAAGCCCTTGCTGGCGGCGGCAGGACTCGGTGGGTTAGCCATTGGGTTCGGAGCGCAAAGTCTCGTCAAAGACGTCATCTCCGGATTTTTCATCTTGCTCGAAAACTCCATCCGCGTCGGAGATGTCGTAGAAGTTGCCGGAGTCAGCGGGTTGGTTGAGGAAGTGACGCTCCGTACCATCCGACTGCGCGATTTGTCAGGCAGTGTGCACGTGATTCCAAACGGTGTGATTGATAAAGTCAAAAACATGACCAAAGATTACTCATTTTGCGTATTGAACGTCGGCGTCGCCTATCGAGAAAACGTGGATGAGGTGATGCAGGTGTTACAGGAGATCGCTGAGGAGGTTCACCAAGATCCACAATTTTCAGACGATATTCTGGCTCCGCTCGAGATGCTCGGGGTCGACGAACTCGCCGACTCGGCAGTGATCATCAAATGTCGCATAAAAACCAAGCCGATTCAGCAATGGCGCATCGGCCGAGAAATGAACCGGCGTATCAAGAGGACCTTCGATGCCAAGGGAATCGAAATACCATTTCCTCAGCGAACGATGCATTGGAGCGAACCCTTACAGCGGAAATTGGCTCCTCAACACATGTCTCAAGTATCGGAGGAGCAACCCGAAGCAACCTGA
- a CDS encoding AI-2E family transporter: protein MSNEPTQSTTAQLWVAITTTALWVGMAYLLFVTFRPFLSGLLWSAVLSYSLYPQYRRITTLSGNRRSLSALIMSVTVTVGVILPLAYLSFLIGKEVAQSYLTIVSALDQGPNMIEQWRVHPWVTMMSEQLQEFERMTGSNLRSMLIDNLAQLGTALVEQLTRVAKNVFAGLLELGIILLCTFYFFRDGQHIVHWLKDVLPFEARLQQLVARRFGEVVQGAVLGNTLVAALEGLVGGFAFWLAGIPGPLLWGAVMGILAYLPLVGAGIVWLPIALYSFIQGDFSAGAILCFSGFLIAVLDYVVRTVVVGETSKLHTLLTFFSVLGGIQFFGVVGIVTGPLVVAISFAILESYRTERTGTIPHNPSP from the coding sequence ATGAGCAACGAACCAACACAATCTACGACGGCGCAGCTGTGGGTCGCCATCACAACTACCGCCTTGTGGGTGGGAATGGCCTATTTATTGTTCGTCACCTTTCGTCCCTTTCTTTCCGGACTGCTTTGGTCGGCTGTACTCTCGTATAGTCTCTACCCGCAGTACCGCCGAATCACGACATTGAGCGGAAACCGGCGATCTCTCAGTGCATTGATCATGAGTGTTACGGTCACCGTCGGTGTTATTCTCCCCCTCGCCTATCTGTCGTTTTTAATCGGGAAAGAAGTGGCTCAGAGTTATCTGACGATCGTGTCGGCCCTCGACCAGGGGCCCAATATGATTGAGCAATGGCGAGTGCACCCCTGGGTCACCATGATGTCGGAGCAACTCCAGGAGTTCGAGCGAATGACAGGTAGCAATCTGCGCTCCATGTTGATCGACAACTTAGCTCAACTCGGTACGGCGCTCGTGGAACAATTGACCCGAGTGGCAAAGAACGTGTTTGCCGGCTTGCTGGAGCTCGGAATTATCTTGCTCTGTACGTTTTACTTCTTTCGCGATGGCCAACATATCGTTCATTGGCTTAAGGACGTCCTACCGTTTGAGGCGCGCCTGCAGCAGTTGGTGGCACGTCGCTTCGGCGAAGTCGTACAGGGGGCCGTTCTCGGTAATACACTCGTAGCCGCACTCGAAGGTCTCGTAGGAGGCTTTGCCTTTTGGCTCGCAGGAATACCGGGTCCGCTGTTATGGGGCGCCGTGATGGGGATCCTTGCCTACTTACCGCTCGTGGGAGCCGGAATTGTCTGGCTGCCCATCGCCTTATACTCGTTCATTCAGGGCGATTTCTCAGCCGGTGCCATTCTATGTTTCTCGGGGTTTCTCATCGCCGTGCTCGACTATGTTGTTCGCACGGTGGTCGTCGGCGAGACGTCAAAACTGCACACCTTGCTGACTTTCTTTTCCGTCCTAGGCGGCATCCAGTTCTTCGGAGTCGTTGGTATCGTGACCGGCCCCCTAGTCGTCGCCATCAGCTTCGCGATCTTGGAGAGTTATCGTACAGAACGAACGGGTACAATCCCCCATAATCCTTCGCCATGA
- a CDS encoding YihY/virulence factor BrkB family protein, whose product MNMRWRQRFNRAWAAIVAISSKFFADNGLFLTSALAFNLLLYFIPLSLLMISLLGYTVLDSERAMNEVQSVLRASLPQSQQALAENLTAVVSDRGLLGFSGIVSFVVFSSFLFGSVRIVLNAVFLAQQTRTFIKGLGIDILMTALVTLLLLGVVANTSFVTIAWTFLEQHPSSTVLFEPALMTFDKVIGFIATTALFYVLYRVAPAVTLPSKAILIGSLSATLLFQLARWGFAWYVSMAQASLVLYGTLGGLMFFFVWLYYSSLVFILGAEIAWHYAMNGAPPTDNSPASSQA is encoded by the coding sequence ATGAATATGCGCTGGCGCCAACGGTTCAATCGTGCTTGGGCGGCCATCGTGGCCATCAGCAGCAAGTTTTTTGCCGACAATGGATTATTCCTTACGAGCGCTCTCGCCTTTAACCTCCTCTTGTACTTCATTCCCCTCTCACTACTGATGATCTCGCTGCTCGGGTACACCGTCCTAGACTCTGAGCGCGCCATGAACGAAGTGCAATCGGTCCTGCGTGCATCGCTTCCTCAATCCCAACAGGCACTGGCAGAAAACTTAACGGCCGTCGTGAGCGATCGTGGCCTTCTCGGTTTCTCCGGCATTGTCTCCTTTGTCGTGTTCAGTAGTTTCCTCTTTGGGTCTGTGCGGATCGTCCTCAATGCGGTGTTTCTGGCTCAGCAAACTCGCACGTTCATCAAAGGACTTGGGATCGATATTCTCATGACTGCGCTCGTAACCCTACTCCTGCTGGGTGTGGTTGCGAATACATCGTTCGTGACGATCGCGTGGACATTCCTAGAGCAACACCCCTCATCGACGGTGTTGTTTGAACCAGCGTTGATGACCTTCGATAAAGTCATAGGATTTATCGCGACCACGGCCCTGTTCTACGTCCTCTATCGAGTAGCTCCAGCGGTGACCTTGCCTTCGAAGGCGATTTTGATTGGATCACTCAGCGCAACCTTGCTCTTCCAATTGGCACGCTGGGGATTTGCATGGTACGTCTCGATGGCCCAAGCATCCCTCGTATTGTACGGCACCTTGGGAGGGCTTATGTTTTTCTTCGTCTGGCTGTACTACTCTTCGCTTGTCTTCATTCTTGGCGCCGAAATCGCCTGGCATTACGCGATGAACGGAGCCCCACCAACGGACAACTCACCTGCCTCCTCTCAGGCATAG
- the rnd gene encoding ribonuclease D encodes MIPPPYITSADALGELCWQLRDSPRLALDTEFVGEDSFVPKLELIQVATEQTAAIIDFPAVLSEGGLDEFWELVCDERIEKVVHAGRQDLDLFAVHAGQIPKPFFDTQIAAAMVGFGSQVAYANLVQRVHGKRLDKAHTFTNWSARPLSDDQLAYALEDVTFLLAIHDHLESKLSKLGRLPWVHEEFARLEGAVGEARREPQERYQRIRGWDQLKPKAAAILRELAAWREGEAKRRNVPRSRVVRDEVLLQLARHPPRHPDELRKVRGLHGSEVDRNGESMLATIQAALALPPSAWPVLIKERKPEPELNGLVELMQAIVKARALQEEIAPTLLATTGDLQELVDSKANRSALDIPLLKGWRRMLVGDLLLDVLDGKLTLIIDPQTRTIRWSPSDRLH; translated from the coding sequence TTGATTCCTCCACCGTATATTACCAGTGCCGATGCGCTCGGCGAGTTGTGCTGGCAGCTTCGTGATAGCCCCCGCCTCGCGCTGGATACCGAATTCGTCGGGGAAGACAGTTTCGTTCCGAAGCTCGAGCTCATTCAAGTCGCGACCGAGCAGACGGCGGCCATTATCGATTTTCCGGCGGTGTTGTCCGAGGGCGGCCTTGATGAATTCTGGGAACTCGTCTGCGATGAGCGGATTGAGAAGGTCGTGCATGCCGGTCGGCAAGACCTGGATCTTTTTGCGGTTCATGCCGGGCAGATACCGAAACCGTTCTTCGATACCCAGATCGCGGCAGCCATGGTGGGCTTTGGCTCACAGGTCGCGTATGCCAACCTCGTTCAGCGGGTACATGGAAAACGACTGGACAAGGCTCATACGTTTACCAATTGGAGTGCCCGCCCACTGTCCGACGATCAATTGGCCTATGCCCTGGAGGACGTGACGTTCCTCTTGGCGATCCATGATCATCTGGAGAGCAAGTTATCCAAACTCGGTCGGTTGCCGTGGGTGCATGAAGAGTTCGCACGTCTCGAAGGGGCGGTCGGCGAAGCTCGACGCGAACCGCAGGAACGCTATCAGCGCATACGAGGATGGGATCAACTGAAGCCGAAAGCGGCAGCTATTCTTCGTGAGCTCGCGGCTTGGCGCGAAGGGGAAGCGAAACGGCGCAATGTGCCTCGAAGCCGAGTCGTCCGGGATGAGGTCCTGCTCCAATTGGCGCGGCATCCGCCGCGGCATCCAGATGAGTTACGAAAGGTCCGAGGGCTTCACGGTTCAGAGGTCGACCGTAATGGAGAGTCGATGTTGGCGACGATTCAGGCGGCGTTGGCGCTTCCACCGTCAGCCTGGCCGGTCCTCATCAAGGAGCGCAAACCTGAGCCGGAACTCAACGGATTGGTGGAGTTGATGCAGGCGATCGTGAAGGCGCGAGCGCTGCAGGAAGAGATTGCCCCGACCTTATTGGCCACGACGGGCGACCTTCAGGAGTTGGTTGATAGCAAGGCGAATCGATCGGCGCTGGACATTCCGCTCCTGAAGGGATGGCGACGAATGCTGGTAGGGGACCTGCTCCTCGATGTGCTGGATGGAAAACTTACGTTGATCATTGACCCCCAAACACGTACGATTCGATGGTCGCCCTCTGATCGGCTCCACTAG
- a CDS encoding J domain-containing protein has translation MPFSTAKFLKFRTGMQRRIGSLRVKTEESLDVAVETMMEERVDGFFQVEHGLEEIIKSLIEIEEELAVIGDLSGAMRLESRLEFVEDRWDEFDSEIRERPRRRRKRVSLADMLKAASGAGSLSENPTGVNNAVDAYAIMGVEFGSSLADVTAAFRTKAKQLHPDANNGDRSSEPELRRMLEAYQFLKEYLSLSNTEPMRPPDHPYSPSE, from the coding sequence ATGCCGTTTTCCACCGCGAAGTTTTTGAAATTCCGAACAGGTATGCAGAGACGGATCGGTTCGTTGCGTGTAAAAACCGAGGAGAGCCTGGATGTGGCGGTTGAGACGATGATGGAAGAACGGGTGGATGGGTTTTTTCAGGTGGAACATGGCCTGGAGGAAATCATCAAGTCGTTGATCGAAATCGAAGAAGAGTTGGCCGTGATTGGAGATTTAAGCGGTGCCATGCGGCTGGAGTCTCGGTTGGAATTTGTCGAAGATCGGTGGGATGAATTCGATAGTGAAATTCGGGAGCGCCCACGTCGGCGTCGCAAACGGGTCAGTCTGGCCGACATGTTGAAAGCTGCCAGTGGAGCGGGATCCTTGTCGGAGAATCCGACCGGGGTGAATAACGCGGTGGATGCCTATGCCATCATGGGCGTGGAGTTCGGGAGTTCGCTGGCTGATGTGACGGCGGCCTTCAGGACCAAGGCCAAGCAGCTCCATCCGGATGCCAATAACGGGGATCGCAGTTCTGAGCCGGAGCTGCGCCGGATGTTGGAAGCCTATCAATTCCTCAAGGAATACCTCAGTTTGAGCAATACGGAACCGATGCGACCACCGGATCACCCCTACAGCCCCTCTGAATAA